A single Acidimicrobiia bacterium DNA region contains:
- a CDS encoding ferrochelatase, translating into MTVSNLPDALLLVAFGGPEGPVDVEPFLQNVTAGRDVPADRLAEVAQRYLSRGGKSPGNDRMRALLAAVQTELRSRDLVVPVVWGNRNWHPFIEETVEELERQGHQRVMAWFSSPYRSYSTCRQYLEQISAATEGCSVSVERLRPYFDHPGCIEPAADRLREALLTLPADLRDETCLLFSAHSLPLASADTCAYVDEINEAARLIAERVSPQGQHRWEVVWQSRSGSPHVPWLVPDVGDRIDELAGLGVQAVAVSPVGFPVGNFEVEWDLDVEAAQRAAAHGMSFARADTIDQDPRFAAMIVDLLVEHCTSGATPAALGNLGVAPAACPSHCCPPPP; encoded by the coding sequence TTGACCGTTTCGAACCTTCCTGATGCGCTGCTTTTAGTGGCTTTTGGTGGCCCCGAAGGCCCCGTAGATGTCGAACCATTTTTACAAAATGTTACGGCGGGGCGTGATGTTCCTGCCGATCGGCTGGCCGAGGTTGCGCAGCGTTATTTGAGTCGGGGCGGCAAGTCGCCGGGCAATGACCGCATGCGTGCTTTGTTGGCTGCTGTTCAAACCGAGTTGAGAAGCCGTGACTTGGTGGTGCCGGTGGTGTGGGGAAACCGTAATTGGCATCCTTTTATTGAAGAAACTGTTGAGGAACTGGAGCGGCAAGGTCACCAGCGGGTGATGGCTTGGTTTTCTTCGCCTTACCGGTCGTATTCCACTTGTCGCCAATACCTTGAACAGATTTCTGCCGCTACCGAGGGTTGCTCGGTGTCGGTGGAACGCCTGCGCCCTTATTTTGATCACCCGGGTTGCATCGAGCCGGCTGCTGATCGGCTTCGGGAGGCTTTGCTTACCTTGCCGGCCGATCTTCGAGACGAGACTTGCCTCTTGTTTTCGGCCCACAGTCTTCCTTTGGCTTCGGCCGACACTTGCGCTTATGTTGACGAGATCAACGAGGCGGCTCGCTTGATTGCCGAACGGGTCAGCCCCCAAGGCCAACACCGCTGGGAAGTGGTGTGGCAATCGCGTAGCGGTTCGCCGCACGTGCCGTGGCTGGTCCCCGATGTGGGTGATCGCATTGACGAGCTGGCTGGCCTCGGGGTTCAGGCGGTCGCCGTTTCGCCGGTGGGTTTCCCGGTGGGGAACTTTGAGGTGGAATGGGACCTCGACGTAGAAGCGGCTCAGCGAGCAGCAGCCCATGGCATGAGTTTTGCCCGAGCCGACACCATTGACCAGGACCCCCGGTTTGCCGCCATGATTGTGGACCTTTTGGTGGAACATTGTACTTCGGGAGCCACCCCCGCTGCTTTGGGAAACTTAGGAGTGGCCCCCGCAGCGTGCCCCAGCCACTGCTGCCCTCCCCCGCCCTAG
- a CDS encoding DNA topoisomerase 4 subunit A: protein MTEQQKLIPDEQNFAKDIVRITVGEEMRESFLAYSLSVITARAIPDVRDGLKPVQRRILYAMLRMGIRADTPHRKSARVVGETMGRYHPHGDAAIYDALVRLGQDFARGITFIDPQGNFGSLDDPPAAPRYTECRLTEAAMAMVGEIDEDTVDFRPTYDGESLEPISLPGLIPGLLVNGTTGIAVGMATNMPTHNLAEVAAAIEIVMKKRRPKPTVDELLAVLPGPDFPSGGIIIDEDLRTAYQTGRGSVRIRAKAHIESLSRGRQAIVVTELPYMVGPERVVAKLKDLNEKGNIPGISDFKNLSDRSTGLRLQLTVRSGHNPQAVLNDLYRTTPLEESFGVNNVVLVNGEPQTLGLLALCQHYIDHRLDVVVRRTTYRRQKALDRLHIVEGLLIALDAIDEVVAIIRGSQNTAEARSSLMERFNLSRIQTDHILDMPLKRLTALEKLRLEDERDELTSDISGFEQLLKSETRQRTLVLTELQEAVKRFGRPRRTEIIHPDDVPVFEATEEVEKVADEPCAVTLSTSGQIGRTSVDGARQASPGRHDILTAAILARTTSTVTAVTSEGRALQVKAAELSDATGRARGASAAQIFGANRGETLHTVVAEGSEHLMLVTAKGVVKQLALDEVRDTKAGKTLINLKNGDRVAAAFCVPEKADILFVTSDGQVLRTTGDEISIQGRGASGVAGMKVRGDAQVIYGGVILGDDVLFTISDDGLIKATSVTEFDTKGRNGVGVRVGKLIDSAQITTAYLGQPFGLLCVMTQDEDPSKPDPNPVPLMIEPTRRELTPSTSERQILALGPARW, encoded by the coding sequence GTGACCGAGCAACAAAAACTAATTCCTGACGAACAAAACTTCGCTAAAGACATCGTGCGCATCACGGTGGGCGAAGAAATGCGTGAATCTTTTCTGGCTTACTCGCTTTCGGTCATTACTGCTCGAGCTATCCCCGATGTACGCGATGGGCTCAAACCCGTACAGCGCCGCATTCTTTACGCCATGTTGCGCATGGGTATACGGGCCGACACCCCGCACCGCAAAAGCGCCCGGGTGGTAGGCGAAACCATGGGGCGTTATCACCCCCACGGTGATGCCGCCATTTACGATGCTTTAGTTCGTTTGGGCCAAGACTTCGCTCGAGGGATCACGTTTATTGACCCGCAAGGCAACTTCGGTTCGCTTGACGATCCACCGGCTGCTCCTCGTTATACCGAATGCCGCCTAACCGAAGCGGCTATGGCCATGGTGGGCGAGATAGATGAAGACACCGTTGATTTTCGCCCTACTTATGACGGCGAATCTTTAGAGCCCATTAGTTTGCCGGGCCTTATCCCCGGGTTGCTGGTTAACGGAACCACCGGCATTGCTGTGGGTATGGCCACCAACATGCCCACCCACAATTTGGCTGAAGTAGCAGCGGCCATAGAAATCGTCATGAAAAAGCGTCGCCCCAAACCCACCGTTGATGAACTTTTAGCGGTACTTCCTGGGCCAGATTTTCCTAGTGGCGGCATCATCATTGACGAGGATCTTCGCACCGCCTACCAAACCGGTCGAGGGTCGGTGCGTATCCGCGCCAAGGCCCATATCGAATCGCTGAGTCGAGGTCGCCAAGCCATCGTGGTTACCGAACTCCCTTACATGGTGGGCCCCGAACGAGTGGTCGCCAAGCTCAAAGACCTCAACGAAAAAGGCAACATTCCGGGCATTAGCGACTTCAAAAATCTTTCCGACCGCAGCACCGGGCTTCGTTTGCAACTCACCGTCCGGTCGGGCCACAACCCTCAAGCGGTGTTGAACGATCTTTACCGCACCACCCCGTTGGAAGAATCTTTCGGCGTAAACAACGTGGTGTTGGTTAACGGCGAGCCGCAAACCTTAGGTTTGTTGGCCCTTTGCCAGCACTACATTGACCACCGTCTCGATGTGGTGGTACGTCGCACCACTTATCGCCGGCAAAAAGCGTTAGATCGTCTGCACATTGTGGAGGGTTTGCTCATTGCTTTGGACGCCATCGACGAGGTGGTGGCCATCATCCGAGGGTCGCAAAATACTGCTGAAGCCCGCAGTTCTTTAATGGAGCGGTTCAACCTGAGCCGCATACAAACCGACCACATTTTGGATATGCCTCTCAAGCGCCTTACCGCTTTAGAGAAACTCCGGCTCGAAGACGAACGTGACGAGCTGACTTCTGATATTTCTGGTTTTGAACAGTTACTTAAGTCAGAAACCCGTCAACGCACCTTGGTGCTTACCGAACTCCAAGAGGCAGTGAAACGCTTCGGCCGCCCACGCCGCACCGAGATTATCCACCCTGATGATGTGCCGGTCTTTGAAGCAACCGAAGAGGTAGAAAAGGTAGCTGACGAGCCTTGTGCGGTAACTTTGTCTACCTCAGGGCAGATCGGCCGCACCTCAGTGGATGGTGCTCGCCAGGCCAGTCCCGGCCGCCACGATATTTTGACGGCCGCCATTTTGGCTCGCACTACCTCAACCGTTACTGCTGTCACCTCAGAAGGGCGTGCCCTGCAAGTAAAAGCCGCTGAACTTTCCGACGCAACCGGTCGGGCCCGGGGAGCGAGCGCCGCACAAATCTTTGGCGCCAACCGAGGAGAAACGCTGCATACCGTGGTGGCTGAAGGAAGCGAACACCTCATGTTGGTCACCGCCAAGGGCGTGGTCAAACAACTCGCCCTCGACGAGGTACGAGACACCAAAGCGGGGAAAACGCTTATTAACCTTAAAAACGGCGACCGGGTTGCTGCCGCTTTTTGTGTTCCGGAAAAAGCAGACATTTTGTTTGTGACCTCTGATGGACAGGTATTGCGCACTACCGGCGACGAAATCAGCATTCAAGGCCGGGGCGCATCTGGTGTCGCCGGCATGAAGGTGCGGGGTGATGCCCAAGTAATTTACGGTGGAGTCATTTTGGGCGACGACGTGCTCTTTACCATCAGCGACGACGGGCTTATTAAAGCAACTTCGGTAACTGAGTTCGATACCAAGGGACGCAACGGGGTGGGCGTTCGGGTTGGCAAACTCATCGACTCGGCCCAAATAACCACCGCTTATTTAGGGCAACCCTTCGGCTTGCTTTGTGTGATGACGCAAGATGAAGACCCCAGCAAACCCGACCCCAACCCGGTTCCTTTGATGATTGAACCGACGCGCCGAGAGCTCACCCCAAGTACCAGCGAACGACAAATATTGGCTCTTGGCCCGGCGAGGTGGTGA
- a CDS encoding DNA topoisomerase IV subunit B codes for MATKPKAKKKTIGYDADAIETLEGLEAVRKRPGMYIGGTGSPGLTHLVWELIDNSVDEAAAGYAKRIEVTLHRDRSVEVADNGRGIPVDLHAKRKVSALEVVLTELHAGGKFGGGAYGASGGLHGVGASVVNALSTKLIAQVDRDGHTHELAFKERKAGQFSGAKFTKGHQLERIKRIAKTKTGTRIRFWPDFDIFDKDAVLDFEEICNRVTQACFLVPGVKIKVVDKRTGQSNEPFEFVSRGGLTDLVDHLSNGDNVCEIITLSGIETFTERVPVEGKMTDVDRECTIEVALRWVRSYDTVTQTFVNTIPTSQGGTHVAGFERALTRAVNDVLLKDTRKLAKLAKQNKHRAIKDDVGEGLVAAVKVLFPEPQFRGQTKQELGTPAVEKIVYNVVKQGLTEWFEGGGPKSHINAVRDKMAMAVINRVSSKQMLENKRRAANLGSAGMPDKLADCRNHGRDSELIIVEGDSAAGPAKAGRDSSFMAILPLRGKVVNAGKATLKQVLDNAEAKALFTAVGAGSGKDFNIDDARYGRIIILCDADVDGSHIRCLLLTLIYKYMRPMLEEGRVFAAQPPLFTCRVGDTIHRAFSDEERDALTLELSKGKRKVENLRWNRFKGLGEMNVDELAECALDSDTRILRQLSMDDGQEAKEAANLFDVLMGSDVGQRRDFLIANSSLLDPDALDI; via the coding sequence ATGGCAACTAAACCTAAAGCAAAAAAGAAAACTATCGGCTACGACGCCGATGCTATTGAAACCCTCGAAGGCCTTGAGGCGGTGCGTAAACGCCCCGGCATGTACATCGGCGGCACCGGAAGCCCCGGGTTAACCCACCTGGTGTGGGAGTTGATCGACAACTCCGTAGACGAAGCCGCCGCCGGTTACGCCAAACGTATTGAGGTCACCTTGCATCGAGATCGTTCGGTAGAAGTCGCCGACAACGGCCGTGGCATCCCTGTTGACCTTCACGCTAAGCGAAAGGTTTCTGCGCTCGAAGTGGTGCTCACCGAACTCCACGCTGGGGGAAAGTTCGGGGGCGGCGCTTACGGAGCATCCGGTGGCCTGCATGGTGTAGGGGCTTCGGTGGTGAACGCACTGTCTACCAAACTGATCGCTCAGGTAGACAGAGACGGCCACACGCACGAACTGGCTTTCAAAGAACGAAAAGCCGGGCAGTTTTCTGGGGCAAAGTTCACCAAAGGCCACCAACTCGAGCGCATTAAACGCATTGCCAAAACCAAAACCGGTACCCGTATTCGATTCTGGCCCGACTTTGACATTTTCGACAAAGATGCTGTGCTTGATTTTGAAGAAATATGCAACCGGGTTACTCAAGCATGTTTCTTGGTGCCAGGGGTAAAGATAAAAGTCGTTGATAAACGCACCGGGCAAAGCAATGAGCCATTTGAGTTTGTTTCTCGCGGCGGCTTGACCGACCTCGTTGATCACCTCTCAAACGGCGACAACGTTTGCGAAATAATTACTCTTTCGGGCATTGAAACCTTTACCGAACGGGTACCGGTTGAAGGAAAAATGACCGACGTAGACCGAGAATGCACGATCGAAGTGGCTTTGCGGTGGGTGCGTTCTTACGACACGGTGACCCAAACTTTCGTTAACACCATCCCCACCAGCCAAGGGGGAACCCACGTTGCCGGTTTTGAGCGGGCCCTGACCCGAGCAGTGAACGATGTCCTATTAAAAGACACTCGCAAGTTGGCCAAATTGGCGAAACAAAACAAGCACCGAGCCATCAAAGACGACGTGGGCGAGGGTTTGGTGGCTGCGGTAAAAGTGCTGTTTCCTGAACCGCAGTTTCGTGGTCAAACCAAACAAGAACTCGGCACCCCAGCGGTAGAAAAAATTGTTTACAACGTAGTTAAACAAGGCCTCACCGAATGGTTCGAAGGGGGCGGGCCCAAGAGCCACATAAACGCCGTGCGAGACAAAATGGCTATGGCCGTCATCAACCGGGTGAGCTCAAAACAGATGCTGGAAAACAAGCGTCGCGCCGCCAACTTAGGCTCGGCGGGTATGCCCGACAAACTTGCGGATTGCCGTAACCATGGGCGGGACTCCGAACTAATCATCGTAGAAGGTGACTCTGCCGCTGGCCCTGCTAAAGCGGGACGAGATTCCTCATTTATGGCTATTTTGCCTTTACGAGGCAAGGTAGTGAACGCCGGAAAAGCGACCTTGAAACAGGTACTCGACAACGCAGAAGCAAAAGCGTTGTTTACGGCGGTCGGCGCAGGTTCTGGTAAAGACTTCAACATCGACGATGCTCGTTATGGTCGCATCATTATTTTGTGCGATGCCGATGTTGATGGCAGCCATATTCGCTGCTTGTTACTTACCTTGATCTATAAATACATGCGCCCCATGCTTGAAGAGGGCCGAGTTTTCGCCGCTCAACCACCGCTGTTTACTTGCCGAGTGGGTGACACTATTCATCGGGCTTTTAGCGACGAAGAACGCGATGCTTTGACGCTGGAACTCAGCAAGGGGAAACGTAAAGTAGAAAACCTTAGGTGGAACCGCTTTAAAGGCCTCGGCGAAATGAACGTGGACGAACTCGCCGAGTGTGCTCTTGACTCCGATACTCGAATCTTGCGTCAACTTTCTATGGACGATGGCCAAGAGGCCAAAGAGGCGGCAAACCTTTTCGATGTGCTTATGGGCTCAGATGTGGGCCAACGCCGAGATTTCCTTATCGCTAACAGTTCTCTCCTTGACCCCGACGCATTGGACATTTAA
- a CDS encoding PD-(D/E)XK nuclease family protein has product MAALPKFFSPSASNTYQQCPLRWKFRYVDKLPDPPGVPALVGTFAHRVLELLCEEPAPQRTSARAKELARQVWPEISGHKDFQALFLTDEEQHDFRWRSWKAIEGLWDLENPSEVEVLSTEKKMRTELSGVPFMGIIDRLDQAQDGTVVTDYKSGKPPRVADRDHALEQILLYAAAVEAETGERPVRGQLLYLGKETLETEVTADRLADCTGQLASIWSSLNKDCAADTFAASPGPLCGWCPYAGRCEDGAKEIKRRLAAGRMRQDAPALKLI; this is encoded by the coding sequence ATGGCTGCTCTGCCAAAGTTTTTTTCTCCTTCGGCTTCTAACACCTACCAGCAGTGCCCTCTACGTTGGAAGTTTCGCTACGTAGACAAACTCCCCGACCCACCGGGGGTTCCAGCGTTGGTTGGTACTTTTGCCCACCGGGTATTGGAACTTCTTTGCGAAGAGCCTGCCCCGCAAAGGACGAGTGCCCGGGCAAAAGAATTGGCCCGTCAGGTATGGCCAGAAATATCTGGTCATAAAGACTTTCAAGCCCTGTTCTTAACCGATGAAGAACAACATGACTTTCGGTGGCGTTCCTGGAAAGCCATTGAAGGTCTCTGGGATTTAGAAAACCCCAGCGAGGTGGAAGTACTTTCTACCGAAAAAAAGATGCGCACCGAACTCTCTGGTGTGCCTTTTATGGGCATCATTGACCGCCTCGACCAGGCTCAAGATGGCACGGTGGTGACCGATTACAAGTCGGGAAAACCACCGCGGGTAGCTGACCGAGACCATGCTTTAGAACAGATCCTTCTTTACGCGGCGGCTGTGGAAGCCGAAACCGGCGAACGACCGGTTCGGGGGCAACTTCTTTACTTAGGGAAAGAAACGCTCGAAACGGAGGTCACGGCAGACCGTCTTGCCGACTGCACCGGGCAACTTGCTTCCATTTGGTCTTCACTCAACAAAGATTGCGCCGCCGATACTTTTGCTGCCTCGCCGGGGCCACTTTGCGGGTGGTGCCCTTATGCCGGCCGATGCGAAGACGGGGCAAAAGAAATCAAACGACGTTTAGCTGCGGGCCGTATGCGCCAAGACGCTCCGGCGCTTAAATTAATTTAG
- a CDS encoding ParA family protein, whose amino-acid sequence MTSVAVVNQKGGVGKTTVTLGLASAAAARGIETLVIDLDPQGNATTGLGVFEPTRSIDAVLAEETPGGIHSSVETTGWPVTCGARPLVAPSTASLAAREPQLATDPLGAQNRLQIALSGGSGASWPLVLIDCPPSLGLLTINALFAADRVLLVTEPGAWAVDGVGRMLQTIERIQTRRPNAQPEIAGIAINRLARTRDARYWHEQLAEAYPEHCLPPVHQRAAVSEAAAQSLPIHGLGKRPGATEAAGEFDVLLDHVLSGGSL is encoded by the coding sequence ATGACGTCAGTGGCTGTAGTAAATCAAAAAGGTGGAGTGGGTAAAACGACGGTCACCTTGGGTTTGGCCTCGGCCGCCGCCGCTCGAGGCATCGAAACGTTGGTCATCGACCTAGACCCGCAAGGAAACGCCACCACCGGTTTAGGCGTCTTTGAGCCCACGCGAAGCATTGATGCAGTGCTGGCCGAAGAAACACCGGGAGGCATCCATTCATCGGTGGAAACCACGGGATGGCCAGTGACCTGCGGGGCACGACCATTGGTGGCTCCTTCGACTGCTTCGTTAGCGGCTCGAGAACCTCAGTTGGCTACCGACCCTTTAGGGGCTCAAAACCGTTTACAAATCGCACTTTCTGGGGGAAGCGGAGCGTCGTGGCCGTTGGTGCTCATCGACTGCCCGCCTTCGCTTGGCCTATTGACCATCAACGCACTGTTTGCCGCCGACCGGGTGCTTTTGGTAACAGAACCCGGCGCTTGGGCGGTTGATGGCGTTGGCCGCATGCTGCAAACCATCGAACGAATCCAAACCCGTCGACCCAACGCCCAACCGGAGATCGCCGGTATAGCTATAAACCGGCTGGCTCGCACCCGAGACGCCCGGTACTGGCACGAACAACTCGCCGAGGCCTACCCAGAACACTGCTTGCCGCCGGTACATCAGCGTGCCGCAGTGTCCGAAGCCGCCGCACAATCTTTGCCGATCCACGGTTTAGGCAAACGCCCAGGAGCCACCGAGGCCGCGGGCGAATTTGATGTTCTTCTCGACCATGTTCTTTCTGGAGGTTCCTTATGA
- a CDS encoding DUF3048 domain-containing protein encodes MRRPSLFSLVSLILVGGVLASATASAETYVEAMAREETSIVDYRAEIVVLQGAIAVAEDKLVNIADQIAEAETRRTLEDEKLALLPIYLELVADDLLNRFVALDQPTLVRHEMAIDAYVRNDEHMNAVLTQSTELTEEALQGIRARLLYEAIINDANDQLLAIYDELLALGVQVDSLYSRTERSQVRWGLAQSDADQAWSIIPGVDQEIATAQANIAIVEASIAAAQSEIIRLEELLVTMRWTAVLGQDMDRPALAIKIDNVFAAWPQSGINQADVVYEEVVESGLTRLIAIFQTQSPGTVGPIRSARTSDPILLEGFDRPLFAYSGANNITLDIVMASDVESVNYYNSSSAYWRSETRRAPHNLYASTSRLWNLRPERTEMPPPPFDFRGEAEALPPSAVPASEIAVDYGWTSVDYSWTGSGWARRQNGSAHVDAAGVRVAPANVIVQFVRYGTSPAAATSPEAITTGTGVAWVFTDGHMIVGEWDRTDPELPAIYHLDGETIRMSPGRTWVSLAEAGTASWN; translated from the coding sequence GTGCGTCGACCTTCTCTATTTTCTTTAGTTTCTCTTATTTTGGTTGGCGGGGTTTTGGCCAGCGCTACCGCTTCTGCAGAAACTTACGTTGAAGCCATGGCTCGAGAAGAAACAAGCATTGTTGACTATCGGGCAGAGATCGTGGTACTTCAAGGGGCCATCGCCGTTGCTGAAGACAAGCTGGTGAACATTGCCGACCAAATAGCCGAAGCCGAAACACGTCGCACGTTGGAAGATGAAAAACTCGCCCTGCTCCCGATCTATTTAGAGCTGGTAGCCGACGATCTGCTTAATCGTTTTGTGGCTTTGGACCAACCCACGTTGGTACGTCACGAAATGGCCATCGACGCTTATGTACGTAACGACGAGCACATGAACGCGGTGTTAACCCAGTCCACCGAACTGACCGAAGAAGCGCTCCAAGGCATTCGTGCTCGCCTGCTTTACGAAGCGATCATTAACGACGCCAACGACCAACTTCTGGCTATCTACGACGAACTTCTGGCTTTAGGGGTACAAGTAGATTCACTCTATTCAAGGACCGAACGCAGCCAAGTGCGTTGGGGCCTCGCCCAAAGTGATGCGGATCAGGCATGGTCAATTATCCCTGGAGTTGACCAAGAAATAGCTACCGCTCAGGCCAACATTGCCATCGTTGAAGCGTCGATTGCTGCTGCCCAATCAGAAATAATCCGCTTGGAAGAACTTTTAGTCACCATGCGATGGACCGCTGTTTTGGGTCAAGACATGGATCGGCCGGCTTTGGCTATAAAAATTGACAACGTTTTTGCGGCCTGGCCGCAAAGCGGCATCAACCAAGCCGACGTGGTGTACGAAGAAGTCGTAGAGTCTGGATTGACCCGTCTTATTGCTATTTTTCAAACCCAAAGCCCCGGCACAGTAGGGCCAATTCGTTCAGCACGCACCTCGGACCCCATTTTGCTTGAAGGGTTCGACCGGCCCTTGTTCGCTTATTCAGGGGCCAACAACATCACCTTAGACATCGTTATGGCCTCCGACGTCGAATCAGTCAACTACTACAATTCATCGAGCGCTTACTGGCGTTCAGAAACCCGGCGAGCCCCGCATAATCTTTATGCCTCAACATCACGGCTCTGGAACTTGCGCCCCGAGCGCACCGAAATGCCGCCGCCCCCTTTCGATTTCCGGGGCGAAGCCGAAGCGTTACCTCCCTCGGCCGTCCCGGCTTCAGAAATCGCCGTTGACTACGGATGGACCAGCGTGGACTATTCGTGGACCGGTTCCGGCTGGGCTCGTCGTCAAAACGGGTCGGCTCATGTTGATGCTGCTGGGGTAAGGGTGGCTCCCGCCAACGTCATCGTGCAGTTTGTGCGCTACGGCACCAGCCCTGCTGCAGCGACATCACCCGAAGCCATAACCACCGGTACCGGAGTGGCTTGGGTGTTTACCGACGGGCACATGATCGTCGGCGAATGGGACCGCACCGACCCAGAACTTCCGGCCATTTACCATCTTGATGGCGAAACTATTCGCATGTCTCCCGGCCGTACCTGGGTTTCGCTAGCCGAGGCAGGAACCGCTTCGTGGAATTAA
- the map gene encoding type I methionyl aminopeptidase, translating to MVKRKRRRTPLAPVSEPPVRPGLLSPMRTVPAEIGRPPYAATGDPGPSTSSNVRTEEEIERMRLAGQAAAEVLLEVCPQIVPGMTTDRIDELVHQATVARGGYPSPLNYRGYPKSVCTSVNEVVCHGIPDSRPLADGDIINVDVTIYLNGVHGDTSVTLLVGEVDDASRALVLQTRTALAEGIAAAGPGVPVNAIGRAIERFALRNGLGVVQEFIGHGIGTEFHSGLQVKHYYAPYPDTILVPGMTFTIEPMLTLGDPACAMWDDDWTAVTRDGRRTAQFEHTLLVTEEGIEILTAAADGTVPADALVAG from the coding sequence ATGGTTAAACGTAAACGTCGGCGCACCCCGCTCGCTCCTGTTTCTGAACCACCAGTGCGACCAGGGCTTTTAAGCCCCATGCGTACCGTTCCGGCAGAGATAGGCAGACCCCCCTACGCCGCTACCGGCGACCCCGGCCCGTCAACTTCGTCAAACGTGCGCACCGAAGAAGAAATTGAACGCATGCGCCTCGCTGGCCAAGCGGCCGCTGAAGTGCTGCTTGAAGTCTGCCCGCAGATAGTGCCCGGCATGACCACCGACCGTATAGACGAATTAGTTCATCAAGCCACCGTAGCCCGAGGGGGCTACCCCAGCCCACTGAACTATCGTGGCTACCCCAAATCAGTGTGCACCTCAGTAAACGAAGTGGTTTGCCACGGAATCCCCGACAGTCGCCCGTTAGCCGATGGCGACATCATAAATGTTGACGTCACCATCTATCTCAACGGGGTACATGGCGACACCTCGGTCACTCTTTTAGTGGGCGAGGTTGATGACGCTTCGCGGGCACTTGTTTTGCAAACCCGGACCGCTCTCGCTGAGGGCATCGCCGCCGCCGGACCAGGTGTTCCGGTGAACGCCATCGGTCGAGCCATTGAGCGTTTTGCCTTACGGAACGGGCTTGGGGTAGTGCAAGAATTTATCGGCCACGGCATCGGCACCGAGTTTCACTCCGGGCTGCAGGTCAAACATTATTACGCCCCATACCCGGACACTATTTTGGTGCCCGGAATGACCTTCACCATCGAACCCATGCTTACTTTGGGCGACCCCGCTTGCGCCATGTGGGACGATGACTGGACAGCGGTCACCCGTGACGGTCGCCGTACAGCACAGTTTGAACACACGCTGCTGGTCACCGAAGAAGGTATCGAAATACTCACCGCAGCCGCCGACGGAACAGTGCCCGCTGACGCTTTAGTGGCCGGTTAA
- a CDS encoding cation diffusion facilitator family transporter: MSTSGSKRAIMAALLANLGISVAKFVGFLITRSSSLLAESVHSVADSTNQALLLFGARRAARPATQAHPFGYGRERYFWSFVVAVVLFTAGAAFAIYEGVAKLRNPHALENVQWAIGILLLGLLLESFSLRTAVKEANHERGDQTWWRYVIQAKKPELPVVLLEDVGALLGLLIALSAVVLSEITGQPRWDGAGTLIIGLLLFAIATVLAREMQSLLIGEAVSDPDQQAITKAITETTGVEQLIHLRTQHLGPDDILVGAKVVFDATLDGVGIAETIDRIEQDIRLVVPSAHPIYVEPVS, encoded by the coding sequence ATGTCTACCTCTGGTAGCAAACGAGCCATCATGGCAGCGCTTCTGGCCAACTTGGGGATTTCTGTAGCCAAGTTTGTGGGCTTTCTGATTACTCGTTCATCTTCGCTCTTGGCCGAAAGTGTGCACTCGGTAGCGGACTCCACCAATCAGGCATTGTTGCTGTTTGGGGCGCGCCGGGCCGCTCGCCCTGCTACACAAGCCCACCCTTTTGGTTATGGTCGAGAAAGATACTTTTGGTCGTTTGTGGTGGCCGTGGTGTTGTTTACCGCCGGAGCTGCTTTCGCTATTTACGAGGGGGTAGCGAAACTTCGTAATCCTCATGCCCTGGAAAACGTGCAGTGGGCTATCGGTATTTTGTTACTGGGTTTGTTGTTAGAGAGCTTTTCTTTACGCACTGCGGTGAAGGAAGCCAACCATGAACGGGGAGACCAAACGTGGTGGAGGTACGTGATCCAAGCCAAAAAACCAGAACTCCCGGTGGTGCTGCTTGAAGATGTCGGTGCGCTGCTGGGGTTACTTATTGCCTTAAGTGCGGTGGTTTTAAGCGAAATAACCGGCCAGCCTCGTTGGGACGGCGCCGGCACCCTGATCATTGGTTTGTTGCTATTTGCTATTGCCACTGTGCTAGCTCGTGAAATGCAAAGCCTGCTTATTGGCGAAGCGGTTTCTGACCCCGACCAGCAAGCCATAACGAAAGCCATCACCGAAACCACTGGAGTTGAGCAGTTGATCCATTTGCGAACCCAGCACCTGGGACCTGACGATATTTTGGTTGGCGCAAAAGTTGTTTTCGATGCCACCCTTGACGGAGTAGGCATCGCCGAGACCATTGACCGCATTGAGCAAGACATTCGTCTTGTGGTGCCCAGCGCTCACCCTATTTACGTTGAGCCAGTTAGCTAA